From the Nitrospirota bacterium genome, one window contains:
- a CDS encoding phosphatidylglycerophosphatase A: MAGRIYIFIATGGYAGYSPIAPGTVGSLVGVVLYWVIKDESPAVYLSIALSLFFAGIYVSNKAEKLLGIRDSPKIVIDEVVGYLYSMFLLPAEFKYIAGGFIIFRLIDILKPYPIRLIERKFSGGFGIMVDDFLAAVYTNLILQIARIVQGY, from the coding sequence TTGGCAGGACGGATATATATATTCATTGCTACTGGGGGATATGCAGGTTACTCCCCTATTGCCCCAGGAACGGTAGGGAGTCTTGTTGGGGTAGTCCTTTACTGGGTGATTAAGGATGAATCTCCTGCAGTCTATCTCTCCATAGCATTGTCACTTTTTTTTGCTGGCATTTATGTCTCAAATAAGGCAGAGAAACTGTTAGGGATAAGAGATAGCCCTAAGATAGTTATTGATGAAGTTGTCGGTTATCTTTACTCGATGTTTCTTCTTCCTGCAGAATTTAAATATATCGCGGGTGGATTCATCATATTCAGATTGATAGATATACTTAAACCTTATCCCATAAGGTTGATAGAGCGAAAATTTAGTGGTGGTTTTGGAATTATGGTGGATGACTTTCTGGCAGCGGTATATACTAATCTGATATTGCAGATTGCAAGAATTGTTCAAGGGTACTGA